One Panicum virgatum strain AP13 chromosome 3N, P.virgatum_v5, whole genome shotgun sequence DNA segment encodes these proteins:
- the LOC120665795 gene encoding uncharacterized protein LOC120665795 has translation MASSTKSDLVSGSPDGHGYFNPQRGPYAAASLERSGSFREGGDSYTMFSASSSSRSAGVDSVGLLQSLAVDLRAVTVDHKTSRLDLKKSISSIFGTSTEDSTSIPSLGRNLPNSIEEIRRMRSNLNDASNKARERSRAFGGAVTKLDKLCPNIVRKRSRGDGSSNERVLSSGGAIPKNVPQSHLNADDMEVGLQRGEERTKNAGQNRRIRTSIVEMDARTAGPSRGPGPVDRISDPGKATNGSSAVSEEKIRGLATSIDGWEKPKMKKKRSAIKADMSLTGVSRSSDVDRESKQGMQHKFSSDGRARMASSPSFRSGTVASGPNKADLLSAQNGLVGRPLNRSDQDSGFHPTNKRERQVVLDKEMPNPRTINKPNEDDSGGNITSLPKVNGSARGPRSNSGSLLKSSPNTHRLQANSDDWELSSGTNKLISAGGSGNPKRTKSTHSLSPPTQWGGQRPLKISRSARKSNLIPIITTDGALVPGSLDSPVNEDSAGLPRRASVNGLQQTKRGDHGLLTGSEGDEPVVAEKKLRDKSKRAGELDDGHGSGFQKIAILGHPSKRNKLSADEDIGDAARRQGRVGRGFTPTRPGTPVSIDKLENAPTTKQRSVRTVSERNESKSGRPMMKKISDRKGNARPRHTNSSLQSDSPVQSEDDHEELLAAANAALRSAYSSPFWRQVEPFFAFLTTEDVAYLSQQIHLPDDSTSSRSIGHEDQKYKGGLEYISQPSTPAASNKDDHTALPNGFGLNQLDNGITWEASCIEPILDQLVHGIGVQGGSSVGQRLIQALIDEDKVESITNNAYISDEYPFDTHEIHFDDGGWKPHAHNYKLEPLMNFEAPVRAPNGLMMDSDWKYNDGLSHKSSNVMDKAKVWPEFQYSEMCFSDRIIIELSEVGVCIEPVPDLAHSEDEDIDAEICKLEGQLHKEVVEKKNLLLKLDDIVRTAKESQQREFSRRAMERLLLRAYEKYMAFCGPNVSSSKNINRAGRHAAVSFVKRALARCRNYDEVGTSCFDEPTFKDMFLSATSHRSSSDAASQDNNTTVKSVHRASASDASRASSHLTGLSFVKEDPWTNNVKQRELLLDEVVGSITGGTMKISGLGTSLVSNTKGKRSERDREGKGHNREGARSGRPPSSNAKGERKNKTKPKQKTANISAPSNSTPRDPQLPATIMPSGNGKDSTAAPAAARRDDPANTSNDAEMPDLSNLELPGMDVDFGGWLNMDDDGLQDLDLMGLEIPMDDINEINLMI, from the exons ATGGCATCTAGTACAAAATCTGATTTGGTGTCTGGGAGCCCTGATGGGCATGGATACTTCAATCCACAACGTGGGCCCTATGCAGCTGCTTCATTGGAAAGGTCAGGAAGCTTTCGTGAAGGTGGTGATAGTTACACGATGTTTTCAGCATCAAGCTCATCAAGGTCAGCAGGAGTGGACTCTGTCGGTCTACTTCAATCACTTGCTGTGGATTTAAGAGCTGTAACTGTGGATCACAAGACATCTCGGTTAGATCTTAAGAAATCAATAAGTTCCATTTTTGGAACCAGCACAGAAGATTCAACATCAATTCCATCTCTTGGAAGAAATCTACCAAATTCTATTGAAGAGATCAGACGCATGAGGAGTAATCTTAACGATGCCTCAAATAAGGCCAG GGAAAGATCTAGAGCTTTTGGTGGTGCTGTAACAAAGCTTGATAAACTTTGTCCCAATATTGTACGAAAACGTTCTCGGGGAGATGGTTCATCAAATGAACGAGTGTTATCATCTGGAGGAGCCATTCCTAAAAATGTTCCTCAAAGCCATTTAAATGCAGATGATATGGAAGTTGGACTTCAGAGAGGAGAAGAGAGGACAAAGAATGCAGGACAAAACAGGAGAATACGTACATCCATAGTTGAG ATGGATGCAAGGACAGCTGGTCCATCAAGGGGGCCTGGGCCTGTTGATAGAATCTCAGATCCTGGCAAAGCCACCAATGGCAGTTCTGCAGTCTCAGAAGAAAAAATCAGAGGTTTGGCAACTAGTATTGATGGTTGGGAGAAGccaaagatgaagaaaaagCGATCTGCCATTAAGGCAGACATGTCATTGACTGGTGTTTCGAGGAGTTCTGATGTAGACCGGGAGTCGAAACAAGGCATGCAACACAAGTTTAGTAGTGATGGTAGGGCGAGAATGGCAAGTTCCCCTAGTTTCAG GTCTGGAACTGTTGCATCTGGCCCAAATAAAGCAGATTTGCTTTCTgcacaaaatggtcttgttggaCGACCCTTAAATAGGAGTGACCAAGACAGTGGCTTCCATCCTACTAACAAAAGGGAGCGTCAAGTTGTTTTAGATAAAGAAATGCCCAATCCAAGAACCATTAACAA GCCTAATGAGGATGATAGTGGAGGTAACATCACATCATTACCGAAGGTGAATGGGTCTGCCAGGGGACCCCGATCAAATTCAGGTTCATTATTGAAGTCATCTCCAAACACCCATCGATTACAAGCTAATTCTGATGATTGGGAACTTTCTTCTGGTACAAATAAGTTGATTTCTGCTGGTGGATCTGGCAATCCGAAACGTACGAAATCTACGCATTCATTATCTCCTCCCACCCAGTGGGGTGGACAGAGGCCTCTGAAGATATCCCGttcagcaaggaagtcaaattTGATCCCTATTATCACCACTGATGGTGCACTGGTACCAGGTTCGCTAGATAGTCCTGTCAATGAAGATTCTGCAGGGCTGCCAAGGCGTGCATCTGTAAATGGTCTTCAACAAACGAAACGGGGAGATCACGGGCTCTTAACTGGATCTGAAGGTGATGAGcctgtagttgctgaaaaaaaGTTAAGGGACAAAAGCAAAAGGGCTGGTGAACTGGATGATGGGCATGGCTCTGGTTTTCAGAAAATTGCTATCCTTGGACATCCTTCCAAAAGGAATAAGTTGTCAGCTGATGAGGATATTGGAGATGCTGCAAGGAGACAAGGAAGAGTTGGACGGGGTTTTACTCCAACTAGGCCTGGCACTCCTGTATCAATTGATAAGCTTGAAAATGCTCCGACTACAAAACAAAGAAGTGTGAGGACAGTCTCAGAGAGAAATGAGAG TAAATCTGGAAGACCAATGATGAAGAAGATATCTGACCGCAAAGGCAATGCACGTCCTAGGCATACCAATAGCAGTCTGCAATCAGACTCTCCCG TGCAATCAGAAGATGACCATGAGGAACTTCTTGCTGCAGCAAATGCTGCCCTAA GATCTGCTTATTCAAGTCCATTCTGGCGGCAGGTTGAACCTTTCTTCGCCTTTTTAACTACAGAAGATGTGGCTTATCTTAGTCAACAG ATACATTTGCCAGACGATTCCACCTCAAGCAGGTCAATAGGACATGAAGACCAAAAGTATAAG GGTGGTCTGGAGTACATTTCACAGCCATCAACTCCAGCTGCAAGCAATAAAGATGATCACACTGCCCTTCCAAATGGTTTTGGCTTGAATCAATTGGATAATGGCATTACATGGGAGGCAAGCTGCATTGAACCTATCCTGGATCAACTTGTCCATGGGATTGGGGTACAAGGAGGGTCTTCAGTTGGCCAAAGACTTATTCAAGCTTTGATCGATGAAGATAAGGTTGAAAGTATTACTAACAACGCTTACATAAGTGATGAATATCCATTTGATACACATGAAATTCATTTTGATGACGGGGGATGGAAGCCCCATGCACATAATTATAAGTTAGAACCTTTAATGAATTTCGAAGCTCCAGTGAGGGCCCCAAATGGTCTGATGATGGATTCTGACTGGAAATATAATGATGGGCTGTCACATAAAAGCAGTAATGTCATGGATAAAGCCAAGGTGTGGCCTGAGTTCCAGTACAGTGAGATGTGCTTCAGTGATAGGATTATCATCGAGCTGAGTGAAGTCGGTGTATGTATTGAACCTGTG CCTGATCTTGCACATAGTGAGGATGAGGATATTGATGCTGAAATCTGTAAATTGGAAGGCCAACTTCATAAAGAG GTTGTGGAGAAGAAAAACTTGCTATTGAAACTGGATGATATTGTTAGAACTGCAAAAGAGTCTCAGCAGAG AGAATTCTCACGGCGTGCTATGGAAAGACTTCTGCTGAGAGCATACGAGAAATATATG GCTTTCTGTGGTCCAAATGTCTCAAGCAGCAAAAACATTAATAGAGCTGGCAGACATGCTGCTGTAAGTTTTGTCAAACGAGCACTAGCACGATGCCGAAACTATGACGAGGTGGGGACAAGTTGCTTTGATGAGCCCACTTTCAAGGATATGTTTTTATCAGCAACGTCTCATAGAAGCAGCTCGGATGCTGCCTCACAAG ATAATAATACAACAGTGAAATCAGTTCATAGGGCCAGTGCATCAGATGCTTCGCGGGCAAGCAGTCACCTAACAGGTCTGTCGTTTGTGAAGGAGGATCCCTGGACAAACAATGTAAAACAAAGGGAACTGCTGCTCGATGAGGTTGTAGGTAGCATAACAGGTGGAACTATGAAAATCTCGGGGCTTGGTACCTCTCTTGTCAGCAATACAAAAGGAAAGAGAAGCGAGAGAGACAGGGAGGGGAAGGGGCACAACCGAGAAGGTGCTAGGTCTGGCCGTCCCCCATCCTCTAATGCCAAAGGTGAAAGGAAGAATAAAACAAAGCCCAAGCAGAAGACAGCGAACATCTCCGCGCCATCAAACAGTACTCCTAGGGATCCACAGCTTCCAGCCACAATAATGCCTTCGGGCAATGGCAAGGACAGCACAgcagctcctgctgctgctagaCGTGATGATCCAGCAAATACTTCAAATGATGCTGAAATGCCAGATTTGTCTAACCTCGAGTTGCCAGGAATGGATGTTGACTTTGGCGGCTGGTTAAATATGGACGATGATGGACTCCAGGATCTCGATCTGATGGGGCTCGAGATTCCAATGGATGATATAAACGAAATAAATCTCATGATATAG